The Taeniopygia guttata chromosome 1A, bTaeGut7.mat, whole genome shotgun sequence DNA window AAGCATTTAAGATCTGAAAAACTGTGAAATAGgcatttaattaataaaaaggaTGGTTATGAGTTATATTGATATTCGTTATTATTTGCATTATCAGAGTCTAGCCAACACTGCTTATAAAGATGATGCTTTCATGGTACTTGGAATAAAGGAGCAAAAAGATGTTTCTACCCCTGGAGATTTATCATTTGTGACAATTGATAGCTGATGGATCCTGACTGATGGAGAAAAAAGGGCATTAATAAAAGAATTATGATTAGTACAAGAGTAACATCCCATCTCAGATGTGTGAAGTTCCTATAGCCATGAGGAATGGCTGCTCAAAAGCAATTACAGTGAAATTTTATAAGGCAGAGGCAAAGCTGTATATATGTTGAATGTCCTGTCTGGATCTCCATTTCTCTTTACAGAAGATCACCAGAAACTGTTTTGCTAAAGGTAAATGTTTTAAAGTTGCTTTTTTTACAAAAGTCATTGGGAACATTGTGAGGACATGGGTTCTCAGTCATGAGTTAAGGCTTGTCATAATGAATTACAAATTTTATACTGATTTTGACATTAAATTAGCACCGTTTCTTTGTATTATTTCTCTGAGCACTCCAAAGAGACATGCAATGACTTATAATAACTGCTCACTGGTCTTTTATCTACACTTAGGCACACACCTTTGCCACTGAAAAATTAGACTGGGCTCTGCTTAGGAACTACCTAGTGAAACAAAACAGCCTAATATGCAATTTCTATAAGCAGCCTTatccaaagaaaaaataagataaaaattGGGACGAGTTAAGATCTTGGGGAGTGCTCTCACTTAATTACGTGTTAACACTTCCCttaggttttggggggttttttgccttttatttatttatttatttgttttggctttttgggTTGTTTcggttttgggttttttttttgtttggttttttttttttttttttacaaggcCACAGGATGCTCTCTCATATAAAACTGCTTTAACTGCTCTACTCAGGGTAGGAATTGGTTATGATGGCACATATAAGTACACTTATTAGGTCCCACAAGGGCCTAAATCTGAAATGATGCAAACTCATGGCGACTTCTACTCGTTTATTTGTAGAAAAAAGACCAGACGACCAGTCCAAATCGGTGTTTCTACACTTCCACTTCAATGGAGCCGCAGTGAGGGCACGTGGCCGCTGCCCTCTCCGCTGACATTCCCACGGTCCATCGGAGCTCGGGCACCCGGGGCTCCGGCTGGAGCCGCCCCGGACAGCAGCTGGCACCCCCGGACGGGGCTCCCGGGAGccctccggccccgccgcaTCTCTccaggcccaggctggcctGGGGGCCACCGCCGGCGCCCGTGCCCCGAGCCGCCCCGGGAATCCCGGCGGGCGCGGCTGGAGTGGAACGGAGCCGAGCGGAGATGGCCCGGCCGGGTCACGCCCGCCCCCGGCCGCGCCACCGCCTCTTCCTGTCATGGCCGCGGCCGGGCagcgggagcgcggcggggcggcgcgggccggCGCCTTCGGCTGCTGAGCGCCCGCgggcggcgcggagcggggACGGCCCCAGCCCGGAGCCGGAGGCAGGAGGTGACTGAGGGGCACCGTGCGGGCAGGGCCGGCCGGGGACTGCCCCAAGCAGCggccgcccccagccccgcggcGGACGGGAAGCGCGGGCGCCCGGGGCTGGCCGGGTCCGGCACCGGCAGCCGCTTATTCGGGTGTCCCGGCGCGGTTTTCGTCGTGTGCACCCCGGAACGAGCCGGCCCCGCGGGAAGAACTGCTGCGGGCGGGGCTGGTCCCGGCGTGCTCCTTGGGAGCACCGTTCTAAGTTGTCGGAAGCACGACGGGCATTTGTTTCGCAGTGAGGTGAGCACGGTAGCCCTGCCCGGGAGGTTAAATTCACGCCCTCCCCAATGTTCCGCAGTCTGTCCATGCTCACGGATCCCGAGGATGCCCGGTGTTAGGAAGTGTGGGTGAGTGATGTGCAGCAGCCATCAGGCCCCAAACACCCGGTGAAACAGGCCCGTGTAGCAAGGCTCCAGGTAAGCAGGCTctggtggctgcaggcaggagagcCTGTTCTGACTTTACCTCACGGTAAGTCTTCAAAAGATTAGTTTCCACAGAGTTACATAACAAAATGGCAAATCCACTGTGGTTGTCTCACGATAACAAGTCACTTGCTTTTGTAATTGGGAAGGTAAAACCTAAATTTCACAAGCCCCACACAGATACCTGTAATGCATCAATCAGTTGGCTTTTGGCAAGACAAAtccaggggaggaggaaagaaaatcaTGTAAtgttccttttgttttccttgtagATACCAGTGAAGTACGTGCTGTCCACCACTTTCTTCATTTAATTTCCCCTTGGGGTCAGCTGCTTGTCAGCATGCCTTCAACCGAGAACACCTCAAAACTTTTCCTGGTCCTCatgtcactgctgctggtgctgccagtAGTTGAAGCCCTGGACGCAGGAGATACCATTGCCTTCCTCCTAGGCCTCGCTGTCACTGTTGTTGGATTCTGCGCCTGCCTTGGCTGGTACGCAAGGAGAAGGAATGGGCAGCAGTGACTTCAGGAAAATGCTCCAATGAAGTGAATTTCTGAACACAGCTTGGGGCTGGGTGTAAGACTGAGCTTTGGTTCTGGATAACTTCTAAAGGAATACGTAGTAGATATTTTTGCAAACCCCTCTTACTGTTCAGTACAACAGAGTCAAGACTGTACAAGACTGTGCTAGTAAAAGGGATTTGTACAATCTGTCCTCATTACAAGAAGATCGTTTTATATTGTTTGTGATTACATATTGCcttagaaaagggaaaaaactttTTGAATGGGAAAGTGTGGCTCACAGTAGAAGAGTGGCTCACAGTAAAAGTTTATAAATTTAGCATGTGTGTGAGGCCATCAGCAAGTTCCATAATTTTGGTTTCAATGTTTAATCAGGAGGAAGCAGCTATTAATTTTCCAGTCAAGATGACAAGAGTTTTGAAATTAGTCTTAACTAGCTAGATAGTGGGCAGACTGCTCTAACTTGTGTGCTCATGCTCATGTTCTCTGTAATGACAGTTAACACCTCACAGGTCACTTCTGCTGTTACATGGATGAAACTTAAGAGAACTAAGGAAACAtgaatggcttttttttcttttagaatatttttattttagaatatgCCACTCCTGTAGCCTATTCCTACCTAGGAATGAGATCACCATTTTTACTTAACATATATTTCACAGAAAAGTACATGTAAGGCTATGTAAAATCAGATTACGGATATGGGCTTTGTCTCGTTTATTTTTTGTACTCAGCTTTTATCCAGGCACACTAGGTTTAAGGCTTAGTTCATTTGGTGTTTGCACTTTTTTCTCCAGAACTGAAGACTTAACTATTCTGATGAGGAATTCTGTGTATTTCTGCATTAGAAGACCATTGTGCACATGTTTATTTTACAATGTAGAAAGAACTTGCTAAAATCCTGGGTTTAGTTAATTAGTCCATTGTTCTTGCGTATTTCTCGTGACAAACCTATGTTGCTAGCTAAACATTTAGTCTTCTCTAACTGATGCAGATGACTTCCACAGAAGATTAGCACCAAAACCAAAGTAAAAAATCCTGGTGCAAAATGGGAGATGTAAATAGTCTTTTGTTCATGTTCAGTTAGATTGTGTGGTATATGGTTGAAAGACAGTAGTATGTCAAGGACCTATTCTTTAAGTACCAAAGGTGAAATGGCTCAGCCAAGAATGTCTGTCACAAGTTATGTCTGACTTGTTAGGGTGTTCTAGCTTGCGCCAAGGAACACAATCTGTAACAGCAGCAGAATAAGGAGCGTGGAAGATGAGCTCTCCGCAGCTCAAAGAATTTCCTTCTGATCTTGTACTGTGGACACTGCCACTCTCTGCTAGAAATCTTGGCTTTTATCTTTCCGAGTTATGTGTTTTGATACTATTCTTCCACTTCCTCTGTGCCTCTGTTCAGTAGAGCACAAAGCAATGGCTATGGGCAGGTCTTATGTAAGTAATTGGGTGGGCAGATCATGTCCTCCAGATCCTGATCctgcatttctgctgtttttgGAAGAAAGGGACAGAATGCACAATTACTGTGTAGAAATGAAATTTACAGCCCTAAGAGGAGCTTCAGACAGGAGTATCACCTTTGAAAGCTGTGTAGCAGCAGTAGATGATCCTGTTCGTGTTCAACTACATGGGTGAAAGCACAGATTGAAGTGTGATCTGTGATGTTCCAGCTTagctaaacaaaaaaaaaaaaaggcaaaaaacaaacaaaacaaaaatacccaataaaatcccccacAAAACTGCCACTCAATTCACTTTATAGCTTCCAAAGTTAAAAATTGTTTCcagtttttcagaaaaatattaagtatTGTTCTTTCAATAGAATACATTTTAACACAAGCAGATTTTCACAGACTCCTTTATCTATACCTTATAAAAGATCCCTGGCAATAGTTTCACATACTTGGGCAACAGTTTTACTGCAGGAGAACAAAATTTTAACAGAGTTAATTATCTTCAGGCAATAGAAATATGAGAAATAGTATTATTCGCCCAAAGCTGTATGTACTTCATGGAAAGGTGTTTGCACAGCATAATGGCTTTGTTTCCTGGGTTCTGATAGAAGCTTTATTGTTAAAGACTTGCATTTGTCAATTACTTGAGTGTAAAATCAGATACCCTTGTTTCTCCTCTGTCTTAATAAACTTTGACATATGATTTGTCAACAGCTTGATGGAATAATTcttatgaaaaggaaaattgagaTGACACAAGTGACTGAAACTGTTGGAATTTATTCTGTTGACTATTATTTTCTTACTTACTCTTGCTTATGTTAGATAACTTTATGAACTAATGTATCATAAGGTATAATTTCAGTTAACATTTGTGTAATGATTGTACTTCTCATGGTCCTACTACTTGTTTATCCCATTTCAGTAACTGTTACTTTGAAGCACTTCAGGGCACTTGCCTTACTTTCATACAGTCAGCTTGTAGTTGCAATGAATCCTGTTTGACTGGTACAAGGAAAACttgaagtatttatttttccttttggctATGAATTTTCAACATATCTTACATAGTTGCTTTTATAACAGAAAAGGTATTTATGTCAGTTTTCTAGCTGGAGACACAAAGATATAAAAGACCATTTtctgttggtttggtttttgttggttttttttttcttttaataaaataatatgttCTATTGCTTTAGTTATTTGAAGTTTTTTAAGAGCTAGTTTTATCCCAGCATTTTGTGAAAACAGGGTTCTAGCTCTTACAGGGTTTCAGCTATTGCACAAATCAGTTCGCTTTGTGCACTGAGCTAGTACTATTAGTAGCTTTTTTCAGAGCGGAATGTAGAAGCAGCCTGACAATGTCTGCCTCTTAACAAACACAACCTACCCTCTgataaaaaaaacctgcaggACAAGAAAGAGTAGTTTTTGACTGCTATGATTTCCATATGTTTTAACAATAGTGTAGCTAAAAAAAAGCCATCCTAAAATATTTAACAGTCCATGTACAGTCTTAGTGAATGGACAGATGGCCTTCACTTCTGACATACCTTCAAGTGCTGCACACTAGCTAGGCCTTACCATTCTGCTGTGTACAGCAGTACCTGGGGCTGGAAAACAAAGGTTTCACACAGTTCTTAATGCACTTGCTTCTCTAGGTGTGTGAACACTGGTAAACCACTGTCTCCTACTCAGAtaaatcctgctgctgctggtgatgCTGCTTTTAATACTATTGTGAGGCCTGGCAGTTCTATGACATCTTCCATTTGAGGACCTTTATATGTTTACAGGTATTAATGCTTACATCCCAATTGTATCCTTGGAGCAAAGTAGAAGGAGAATCACTGTCTTACGATGGAGTCACAGGAAGCAGTTGGTATCTCCAGGATACTCACTGAGTTTTCTGGAGTGTGTTGTGCTTGTGGTTCTCAGCCACTATGCCTTTCCATAGGAGCTGTCCCTGGACTAGCCCAGACTCGTGTACTGACTAGACACAGTTAAACACAGTCTGAAGCCGTGGTTCCTCTTTGCATAATGTTCTTTACATAAGCTGTGTGAGAAGTGGAGTTCACTGTTTATAACAAGATAAACATTGCTAAATGGATGAACCGATTTACACTAAATGGTAAATGCAGTAATTATTAATGTGGCTACAGAAGTAACCTTTCCATTCATTTCTACACCTGATGAAAGGTTTGGCAGATATAAACTGATATAATGGTAAGATTGTTAGGAGTGATGAAAAGGAGACCTTAAGTCTGGTTGTCTTCCCAATTTACACTTGAACAAATAGTAAATGAACTGAAGTCAACAGGAAGTATGTGTTGTTCACCGGATGAAGAAAGTGAGACTACTAATTCAGAACCAAATGCAGCAAAACATATTGGGCAAGATCTGATGTGACTACTGATGAATGGGACCCAAACTACTGAAGTCAATGTCCAGAACTTTCAAGTGACAAGTTTTTAATACATTAGACACTGACTATATTGTTAAATGTTCAATTCTTAAAGAACAtaatcagtttttaaattagaaaGATTTTCAGTTCACATTAATACACAGTAACACCAAATattacatttggaaaaaaagttttccagCAAGCAGCCTGAATTTACATACCAGGTATGATATGGTAAATAACATAAAAGTACATATTTCTTGaactaaaattaaaagaacAATAAAATTATATAGGCATTCGAAACATTTCCAAACCTTTCCTCAGCTCAGTTTCTCTGTAATGGAACTTGAAAATGTGTGGGAAGCTCTGTCATATTAAGGTACAGGCATACTAGACATTTAACAGTCTTTTGTTTCTGGTATATTCATCTGATCAGATCAAAACAGAGATtttcatgagaaaaataaaacaaaatgtccCTTTAGTGTGCTAAGAAAAGAGAcccatagaatcatagaatcactgaGTGTTAAGCAGTTGGAATGGcccttaaagaccatctagtctCAACTCTCCCTGCCATACCTCTCACcaaaccaggttgctcaaggccttatccagtctggccttgaacactgccagggttGGAGCATCCACATacctgggcaacctgtttcagtgtCTCACTAC harbors:
- the SMIM30 gene encoding small integral membrane protein 30 isoform X1, which codes for MARPGHARPRPRHRLFLSWPRPGSGSAAGRRGPAPSAAERPRAARSGDGPSPEPEAGDTSEVRAVHHFLHLISPWGQLLVSMPSTENTSKLFLVLMSLLLVLPVVEALDAGDTIAFLLGLAVTVVGFCACLGWYARRRNGQQ
- the SMIM30 gene encoding small integral membrane protein 30 isoform X2, which codes for MPSTENTSKLFLVLMSLLLVLPVVEALDAGDTIAFLLGLAVTVVGFCACLGWYARRRNGQQ